A genome region from Fusarium musae strain F31 chromosome 5, whole genome shotgun sequence includes the following:
- a CDS encoding hypothetical protein (EggNog:ENOG41), giving the protein MGLDGPAHLAEEIPQPKRFLPRIMIVVILSQFAIGLVWILVLGFSVKDLDAIVATSTGVPVLEIIRLAIGSRAAAIVFCCILLVNMVASSLGSAITMSRQGYAFARDNGLFWNDKLVHLSPKTNLPVWSINLSSAIVFAIGLIYLFSLTAFNAIIGAQAVCQIISFGVFPGFILVRPFLNKATGFPALMLLLTKRSMLPASPRWDFGFWSTSVYIVAVLYSMLVIIVAFIPQTHPVTADTMNYTVLIMTCLAVAMIAGWVFEGRGKFTPLRNFDLDSDVQVIEGLEEDVEQHDQDKRQKAQVTAHD; this is encoded by the exons ATGGGTCTCGATGGCCCAGCACATCTAGCAGAGGAGATTCCACAGCCTAAGCGCTTTCTCCCCCGCATTAtgatcgtcgtcatcctcagccAGTTTGCGATTGGTCTTGTTTGGATTCTTGTCCTGGGCTTTTCTGTCAAAGACTTGGATGCCATTGTTGCAACATCTACTGG AGTCCCCGTGCTCGAAATCATCCGACTCGCTATCGGCAGCCGGGCGGCAGCAATAGTGTTCTGTTGCATTCTACTTGTGAACATGGTCGCATCATCTCTTGGCTCGGCCATAACGATGAGTCGTCAAGGCTATGCCTTCGCCCGAGATAATGGTCTCTTCTGGAATGACAA GCTGGTGCATTTGTCTCCGAAGACAAACCTTCCTGTGTGGTCAATCAATCTCTCAAGTGCTATTGTCTTTGCTATTGGTCTAAT TTATCTTTTCTCCCTAACCGCATTCAACGCTATAATCGGCGCACAAGCTGTTTGCCAGATAATCAGCTTTGGTGTGTTCCCCGGCTTCATTCTTGTCCGCCCCTTTCTTAACAAAGCAACAGGGTTTCCCGCACTCATGCTTCTGTTGACCAAAAGATCCATGCTCCCTGCGAGTCCTCGCTGGGACTTTGGATTCTGGTCAACTTCGGTATACATTGTCGCTGTTCTCTACTCTATGCTCGTTATCATCGTGGCATTT ATCCCGCAAACCCATCCTGTAACTGCTGACACTATGAACTATACTGTCTTGATCATGACATGCTTGGCTGTTGCAATGATTGCCGGATGGGTCTTCGAGGGTCGCGGCAAGTTCACCCCTCTCAGGAATTTCGATCTAGATTCAGATGTCCAGGTGATCGAGGGCTtggaagaagatgttgagcaACACGATCAGGATAAGCGACAAAAGGCGCAGGTCACAGCTCACGATTAA